In Bosea sp. (in: a-proteobacteria), one DNA window encodes the following:
- a CDS encoding glycosyltransferase family 4 protein, giving the protein MTDSPAARPLRILHVFRAPLGGLFRHVLDVARGQVERGHDVGVFCDSSTGGPRADAVFSELAGRLTLGVTRVPMSRYPSLTDLKAQLSAIALRRRLAPDVVHCHGSKGGVYGRIPALFSPGRAYVTAYTPHGGSFNYKPGGLEHKIYMSVERLLEGATDMFLFESRFIAGRFEAYIGHQPRTAHRVVLNGVSDAEFAPIDHGAAEFDLLYLGELRSAKGVDTLIEALSLMRREGLSPRILIVGSGPDEDELRQMTRERGVADQCVFEPPAPIRMALSRARAMVIPSRAESLPYVILEAAAAAQPLISTNVGGIAEIYGPNHRQRLIPADDPVVLAGAIREMLAMPEAGRLAQAADLALHVRQNFRLDDMIDGVVAGYRDALKARGVPC; this is encoded by the coding sequence ATGACGGACAGCCCCGCCGCCCGCCCCTTGCGCATCCTGCATGTCTTCCGCGCCCCGCTCGGCGGGCTGTTCCGGCATGTCCTCGACGTGGCGCGCGGCCAGGTCGAGCGCGGGCACGACGTCGGCGTCTTCTGCGATTCCAGCACCGGGGGGCCGCGGGCCGACGCCGTCTTCAGCGAGCTCGCCGGCCGGCTGACGCTCGGCGTGACGCGGGTGCCGATGTCGCGCTATCCGAGCCTGACCGACCTCAAGGCGCAATTGTCCGCGATCGCGCTCAGGCGGCGGCTTGCGCCGGACGTGGTGCACTGCCACGGCTCGAAAGGCGGGGTCTATGGCCGCATCCCCGCCCTGTTCTCACCCGGCCGGGCTTATGTCACCGCCTATACCCCGCATGGCGGCAGCTTCAACTACAAGCCCGGCGGGCTGGAGCATAAGATCTACATGAGCGTCGAGCGGCTGCTCGAAGGCGCGACCGACATGTTCCTGTTCGAGAGCCGCTTCATCGCCGGCCGTTTCGAGGCCTATATCGGGCATCAGCCGCGCACCGCCCATCGCGTGGTGCTGAACGGCGTCAGCGATGCGGAGTTCGCGCCGATCGACCACGGGGCGGCGGAATTCGACCTGCTCTATCTGGGGGAGCTGCGCTCGGCCAAGGGCGTCGACACGCTGATCGAGGCGCTCTCGCTGATGCGGCGGGAGGGCTTGAGCCCCCGCATCCTGATCGTCGGCTCGGGTCCGGACGAAGACGAGCTCAGGCAGATGACGCGCGAGCGCGGGGTCGCCGACCAGTGCGTCTTCGAGCCGCCGGCGCCGATCCGCATGGCGCTTTCCCGCGCGCGCGCCATGGTGATCCCCTCGCGCGCCGAATCCCTGCCCTATGTCATCCTGGAGGCGGCGGCGGCGGCGCAGCCGCTGATCTCGACCAATGTCGGCGGCATCGCCGAGATCTACGGCCCGAACCACCGCCAGCGGCTGATCCCGGCCGACGACCCGGTCGTGCTCGCAGGCGCGATCCGGGAGATGCTGGCGATGCCGGAGGCCGGGCGGCTCGCCCAGGCGGCCGACCTCGCCTTGCATGTCCGGCAGAATTTCCGCCTCGACGACATGATCGACGGCGTCGTCGCCGGCTATCGCGACGCGCTGAAGGCGCGCGGCGTCCCCTGCTGA
- a CDS encoding polysaccharide biosynthesis/export family protein has protein sequence MSRRLASLALAAAMTAGACAPRFPASDYALAEPAGPYRLASGDRLRIIVFGQDNLSNIYAVDGSGRIAMPLINTVEAQGRTTQQLAQAIEAKLRGGYLREPKVSVEVDTYRPFFVLGEVTNSGQFPYVHGMTVQTAVAIAGGFTPRGQRSSAEVTRQIEGQTVTATVPITYAVQPGDTIVIKERWF, from the coding sequence ATGAGTCGACGCCTCGCCTCCCTCGCCTTGGCCGCCGCCATGACGGCGGGTGCCTGCGCGCCCCGCTTTCCGGCGTCGGACTATGCGCTCGCCGAACCGGCCGGGCCCTACAGGCTCGCCAGCGGCGACCGGCTGCGCATCATCGTCTTCGGGCAGGACAATCTCTCCAACATCTATGCGGTCGACGGCTCGGGCCGCATCGCCATGCCGCTGATCAACACGGTCGAGGCGCAGGGGCGCACGACCCAGCAGCTCGCCCAGGCGATCGAGGCCAAGCTGCGCGGCGGCTATCTGCGCGAGCCCAAGGTCTCGGTCGAGGTCGATACCTACCGGCCCTTCTTCGTGCTCGGCGAGGTCACCAATTCCGGCCAGTTCCCCTATGTGCACGGCATGACGGTGCAGACGGCGGTCGCCATCGCCGGCGGCTTCACCCCGCGCGGCCAGCGCTCATCGGCCGAGGTGACGCGCCAGATCGAGGGCCAGACCGTGACCGCGACCGTGCCGATCACCTATGCGGTCCAGCCCGGCGACACCATCGTCATCAAAGAGCGCTGGTTCTGA
- a CDS encoding exopolysaccharide transport family protein, translating to MTAQAGFDARGAGEGRGDMLDLSALWAAIKRRKFWIVVPTLIALGLSFAAVNVVTPRYTGEARLLLENRGGFYALPGQSLPDSAGQFDSEAVQSQVQVIMSRDLAREAIKRIGLVGNAEFDSGVGALGALRKLAVMVGLGAHPADRSPEERVLEKYFDRLLVYPVARSRIVSIEFTSQDPALAAKGANIIAETYLEFQEAAKQENARSASNWLSTTIEPLRKRVADAEAKVEDFRSQNGLFSGPNNTTITSQQLTDLSTQLSNARSQQAEAQAKAGLIRDAIKQGRTFEIPDVANNDLIRRLIEQRVNLRAQIAAESRSLLPEHPRIKELNAQLGDLEGQLRAAAERAVRTLENEAKIAGQRVESFQAALDGQKKNVSSANDSEVQLRALEREARALRDQLEQYMQRYREAVARDTMNATPADARIISRAIEPTEPSFPKKVPVVLVSTLATFLIALATIVTRELLDGQGRQQGARGGPRWVSAGASEDEAGPGGPVPGTPRHERVAGLLTHAGRLGQSRLDLDRPELTLAEIAERTREPARGMAPLALVLDGAGEGAARPRDLAELLAQRCRCVLVDLSRDHETGEAGFSELLAGEALFSDIIMREPGSRLHRIGAGRAGRAAVLAASDLVDVALDALCETYDWVLVAAASSDEAAVLAPLARRAQAGLVMSGQVGNGHALETAYRLSELTEAPVTLVLDPEEGVPMAPIQHPEMPAGV from the coding sequence ATGACCGCTCAAGCTGGGTTTGATGCGCGCGGCGCCGGCGAAGGCCGCGGCGACATGCTCGATCTCTCCGCCCTCTGGGCGGCGATCAAGCGCCGCAAGTTCTGGATCGTCGTGCCGACGCTCATCGCGCTCGGCCTGTCCTTCGCCGCGGTGAACGTGGTGACGCCGCGCTATACCGGCGAGGCGCGGCTGCTCCTGGAAAACCGCGGCGGCTTTTACGCCTTGCCCGGCCAGTCCCTGCCCGACAGCGCCGGCCAGTTCGATTCCGAGGCCGTGCAGAGCCAGGTCCAGGTCATCATGTCGCGCGATCTGGCGCGCGAGGCGATCAAGCGCATCGGCCTCGTCGGCAATGCCGAGTTCGATTCCGGCGTCGGCGCGCTCGGTGCGCTGCGCAAGCTCGCGGTCATGGTCGGGCTCGGCGCCCATCCGGCCGACCGCTCGCCCGAGGAGCGCGTGCTCGAGAAATATTTCGACCGGCTCCTGGTCTATCCCGTCGCCCGCTCGCGCATCGTCTCGATCGAGTTCACCTCGCAGGACCCGGCGCTCGCGGCCAAGGGCGCCAACATCATCGCCGAGACCTATCTCGAATTCCAGGAGGCGGCGAAGCAGGAGAACGCCCGCAGCGCCTCGAACTGGCTCTCGACCACGATCGAGCCGCTGCGCAAGCGGGTGGCCGACGCCGAGGCCAAGGTCGAGGATTTCCGCTCGCAGAACGGGCTCTTCTCCGGCCCCAACAACACCACCATCACCTCCCAGCAGCTCACCGACCTCTCGACCCAGCTTTCCAACGCGCGTAGCCAGCAGGCCGAGGCGCAGGCCAAGGCCGGGCTGATCCGCGATGCGATCAAGCAGGGGCGCACCTTCGAGATCCCCGACGTCGCCAACAACGACCTGATCCGCCGCCTGATCGAGCAGCGCGTCAACCTGCGCGCCCAGATCGCGGCGGAATCGCGCAGCCTCCTGCCCGAGCATCCCCGGATCAAGGAGCTCAACGCCCAGCTCGGCGACCTCGAGGGGCAATTGCGCGCCGCCGCGGAGCGCGCCGTGCGCACGCTCGAGAACGAGGCCAAGATCGCCGGCCAGCGCGTCGAGAGCTTCCAGGCCGCGCTCGACGGGCAGAAGAAGAACGTCTCCAGCGCCAATGACAGCGAGGTGCAATTGCGCGCGCTGGAGCGCGAGGCGCGCGCGCTGCGCGACCAGCTCGAGCAGTACATGCAGCGCTACCGCGAGGCCGTCGCGCGCGACACCATGAACGCGACGCCCGCCGATGCGCGCATCATCTCGCGCGCGATCGAGCCGACCGAGCCCTCCTTCCCGAAGAAGGTGCCGGTCGTGCTGGTCTCGACGCTCGCCACCTTCCTGATCGCGCTGGCGACGATCGTGACGCGCGAGCTGCTCGACGGCCAGGGCCGGCAGCAGGGTGCCCGGGGTGGTCCGCGCTGGGTCTCCGCCGGCGCGTCCGAGGACGAGGCGGGGCCCGGCGGCCCCGTTCCCGGCACGCCGCGCCATGAGCGCGTCGCCGGCCTCCTGACCCATGCCGGCCGGCTCGGCCAGAGCCGGCTCGACCTCGACCGGCCCGAGCTGACGCTGGCCGAGATCGCCGAACGCACCCGCGAGCCGGCCCGCGGCATGGCGCCGCTGGCGCTCGTCCTCGACGGCGCGGGCGAGGGGGCGGCAAGGCCCCGCGACCTCGCCGAGCTGCTCGCGCAGCGCTGCCGCTGCGTGCTCGTCGATCTGTCCCGCGACCACGAGACCGGCGAAGCCGGCTTCTCGGAGCTTTTGGCCGGTGAGGCGCTGTTCTCCGACATCATCATGCGGGAGCCGGGCTCGCGGCTGCATCGCATCGGCGCCGGCCGCGCCGGCCGCGCCGCCGTGCTGGCGGCGTCCGATCTCGTCGACGTCGCGCTCGACGCGCTCTGCGAGACCTATGACTGGGTGCTGGTCGCCGCCGCTTCCAGCGACGAGGCCGCGGTGCTCGCCCCGCTCGCCCGCCGGGCGCAGGCGGGGCTCGTGATGAGCGGGCAGGTCGGCAACGGCCATGCGCTGGAGACCGCCTATCGCCTGAGCGAACTGACCGAAGCGCCGGTCACCCTCGTCCTCGACCCCGAGGAGGGCGTGCCGATGGCGCCGATCCAGCACCCGGAAATGCCAGCCGGGGTTTGA
- a CDS encoding GNAT family N-acetyltransferase, with the protein MSTIATPTPAASYTPAALDSRPRPWASIVVETDIAALAEEWRAFEATALASPYQGHGWVSAFVETIGAAQGMAFRHVLLRDAAGALLALLPLTITRRGGFRFAEFIGGKHANYHMGLYAPAFAAALDGRLAERMLREVGAAIGGLDALVFVNQPVTWRGIANPAARLAAGPSPSRAYKLSLIAGDGEATLKRSMSSHARKKLKNKASRFRDFGPSTLVRATTPGEITRIVDAFIAQKAERFRAMGVPDPFAGPAMRAFLERGAIELYALELAGTYVATYVGTSLNGRFSGMATSFDMGSETVKSSPGELLLAELIRLKAGEGMAAFDLGVGEARYKTTFCDDHDDLVDSFLPLTVKGRLFAAIARTKRELKRRIKRSPAALRLAQRASGLLRRGPPEED; encoded by the coding sequence ATGTCCACCATCGCCACCCCGACACCGGCCGCCTCCTATACGCCAGCAGCCCTCGACAGCCGCCCGCGCCCCTGGGCCTCGATCGTAGTCGAGACCGATATCGCCGCGCTCGCCGAGGAATGGCGCGCCTTCGAGGCCACCGCGCTGGCGAGCCCCTATCAGGGCCATGGCTGGGTCAGCGCCTTCGTCGAAACCATCGGCGCCGCCCAAGGCATGGCGTTCCGCCATGTCCTGCTGCGCGATGCCGCCGGCGCCCTGCTGGCGCTGCTGCCGCTGACCATCACCAGGCGCGGCGGCTTCCGCTTCGCCGAGTTCATCGGCGGCAAGCACGCCAACTACCATATGGGGCTCTATGCCCCGGCCTTCGCCGCCGCGCTCGACGGAAGGCTGGCCGAGCGGATGCTGAGGGAGGTCGGCGCCGCCATCGGCGGGCTCGACGCGCTGGTCTTCGTCAACCAGCCGGTGACGTGGCGTGGCATCGCCAATCCGGCGGCCCGGCTCGCCGCCGGTCCCAGCCCCAGCCGCGCCTACAAGCTTTCCCTGATCGCCGGCGACGGCGAGGCGACGCTCAAGCGCTCGATGAGCAGCCATGCGCGCAAGAAGCTCAAGAACAAGGCCAGCCGCTTCAGGGATTTCGGGCCCTCGACGCTGGTGCGGGCGACGACGCCGGGCGAGATCACGCGCATCGTCGATGCGTTCATCGCCCAGAAGGCCGAGCGCTTCCGGGCGATGGGCGTGCCCGATCCCTTCGCCGGGCCGGCGATGCGCGCCTTCCTGGAACGCGGGGCGATCGAGCTCTATGCGCTCGAGCTCGCGGGCACTTATGTCGCCACCTATGTCGGCACCAGCCTCAACGGGCGTTTCTCGGGGATGGCGACCTCGTTCGACATGGGCAGCGAAACCGTGAAGAGCAGCCCGGGCGAGCTCCTGCTCGCCGAGCTGATCCGCCTGAAGGCCGGCGAGGGCATGGCGGCCTTCGATCTCGGCGTCGGCGAGGCGCGCTACAAGACCACCTTCTGCGACGATCACGACGATCTGGTCGACAGCTTCCTGCCGCTGACCGTCAAGGGCCGGCTCTTCGCCGCGATCGCCCGGACGAAACGCGAGCTGAAGCGGCGGATCAAGCGCTCGCCGGCGGCGCTGAGGCTCGCCCAGCGGGCCTCGGGCCTTCTCCGGCGCGGGCCGCCGGAGGAGGACTGA
- a CDS encoding polysaccharide deacetylase family protein: MDGRHRAIAAAFQVMAATGADRWSRGFAQGRGAILTLHHVRSAAPRGFNPNALLEVTPDFLDRALRLIRDEGYDIITLDEALARLQNPEPGRFFVALTFDDGYRDTVEEAWPVLARHGVPWTLFVTPGFADRTARLWWLELEEAIRALPRLDLTLPDGRFTAPTGTDAEKGRAFAGLYRRLRRGPEAILLSAISELATAAGIDPVALVERECLPWETLRALSGAPGITIGAHTLTHPMLGKHDAQTARREIADSKARLEAQLSLPIRHFAYPVGDSGSAGPRDFALAAEAGFDSAVTTRPGHLFPEHAAHLHALPRVSLNGLHQNEAALRALLSGLPFWLRNRGRRLDVE, translated from the coding sequence ATGGACGGGCGTCACAGGGCTATCGCGGCCGCATTCCAGGTGATGGCGGCGACGGGCGCCGACCGCTGGAGCCGCGGCTTCGCGCAGGGGCGAGGCGCGATCCTGACGCTGCACCATGTCCGCTCCGCCGCCCCGCGCGGCTTTAACCCCAACGCCCTGCTCGAGGTCACGCCGGATTTCCTCGACCGCGCGCTGCGGCTGATCCGGGACGAGGGCTACGACATCATCACCCTCGACGAGGCGCTGGCGCGTTTGCAGAACCCCGAGCCCGGCCGCTTCTTCGTCGCGCTCACCTTCGACGACGGCTATCGCGATACGGTCGAGGAGGCCTGGCCGGTCCTGGCGAGGCACGGGGTGCCCTGGACGCTGTTCGTGACGCCGGGCTTCGCCGACCGCACCGCGCGGCTCTGGTGGCTGGAGCTGGAGGAGGCGATCCGGGCCCTGCCGCGCCTCGACCTGACCTTGCCGGACGGCCGCTTCACCGCCCCGACCGGAACCGACGCCGAGAAGGGCCGCGCCTTCGCCGGGCTCTACCGGCGTCTGCGCCGCGGCCCGGAAGCGATTCTGCTGTCTGCGATTTCCGAGTTGGCGACTGCGGCCGGCATCGACCCTGTCGCCCTCGTCGAGCGCGAATGCCTGCCCTGGGAGACGCTCAGGGCCTTGTCCGGCGCGCCGGGGATTACCATCGGCGCCCACACCCTGACGCATCCGATGCTGGGCAAGCATGATGCGCAGACGGCGCGCCGCGAGATCGCGGACAGCAAGGCGCGGCTCGAAGCGCAGCTCAGCCTGCCGATCCGCCATTTCGCCTATCCGGTCGGCGATTCCGGTTCCGCCGGCCCGCGCGATTTCGCGCTGGCGGCTGAAGCCGGCTTCGACAGCGCGGTCACGACCCGGCCGGGTCATCTCTTTCCCGAGCACGCCGCCCATCTGCATGCCCTGCCGCGCGTCTCGCTCAACGGCCTGCACCAGAACGAGGCGGCGCTGCGGGCGCTGCTCTCGGGGTTGCCGTTCTGGCTGCGCAACCGGGGGCGCAGGCTGGATGTCGAATAG
- a CDS encoding DUF2842 domain-containing protein, giving the protein MRQRTRKLVGTVVILVFVCVYALVAMALAQGRITEAPKLVQTAAYIVLGLAWVLPLLPLIKWMERKDEG; this is encoded by the coding sequence ATGAGACAACGCACCCGCAAGCTGGTCGGGACCGTGGTGATCCTGGTCTTCGTCTGCGTCTACGCGCTCGTCGCCATGGCGCTCGCGCAGGGGCGGATCACCGAGGCGCCGAAGCTCGTGCAGACAGCCGCCTATATCGTGCTCGGCCTCGCCTGGGTGTTGCCGCTGCTGCCGCTGATCAAGTGGATGGAGCGCAAGGACGAGGGGTGA
- a CDS encoding COX15/CtaA family protein, with protein sequence MTLALDQTAATGHAGIRRWLWTVAGLVFLMVVVGGATRLTGSGLSITEWKPITGALPPLSGQAWAEEFGKYRESPQYRLLNEGMSLGEFQFIYWWEWGHRQLGRFIGLIYLAGFLVVALRRLLPAGRTLILFGMGLLLGLQGAIGWIMVASGLEPGMVAVAPVKLTLHLTFAGLFFASVVAFATVLTPPRRAEPARGRAGAWFILLMLFVQVALGGLVAGSRAGFTFNTWPLMDGVLVPPGSLLFAQAPFWENFVDNVALVQFNHRLGAYLLLALALWSALKLRRAAPGSGSAKRATAIAGLVLAQSALGIATLLLVVPLWAGLAHQALGFAVLAMGVVHLTRTEQAARG encoded by the coding sequence ATGACCCTCGCCCTCGATCAGACCGCCGCGACAGGCCATGCCGGCATCCGCCGCTGGCTCTGGACGGTGGCGGGCCTCGTCTTCCTGATGGTGGTGGTGGGCGGCGCGACGAGGCTCACCGGCTCCGGCCTCTCGATCACCGAATGGAAGCCGATCACCGGGGCGCTGCCGCCGCTTTCGGGCCAGGCCTGGGCCGAGGAGTTCGGCAAATACCGCGAAAGCCCGCAATACCGGCTCCTAAACGAGGGCATGAGCCTCGGCGAGTTCCAGTTCATCTACTGGTGGGAATGGGGCCATCGCCAGCTCGGCCGCTTCATCGGGCTGATCTATCTCGCCGGCTTCCTCGTCGTGGCGCTGCGGCGCCTGCTGCCGGCCGGCCGGACGCTGATCCTGTTCGGCATGGGGCTCCTGCTCGGCCTGCAGGGCGCGATCGGCTGGATCATGGTGGCGTCGGGCCTGGAACCCGGCATGGTCGCGGTCGCGCCGGTGAAGCTCACGCTGCACCTGACCTTCGCCGGCCTGTTCTTCGCCTCCGTCGTCGCCTTCGCCACGGTGCTGACGCCGCCGCGCCGCGCCGAGCCGGCGCGGGGCAGGGCGGGCGCGTGGTTCATCCTGCTCATGCTGTTCGTGCAGGTCGCGCTCGGCGGGCTCGTCGCCGGCTCGCGGGCGGGCTTCACCTTCAACACCTGGCCGCTGATGGACGGCGTGCTGGTGCCGCCCGGCTCGCTCCTGTTCGCGCAGGCGCCGTTCTGGGAGAACTTCGTCGACAATGTCGCTCTGGTGCAGTTCAACCACCGGCTCGGCGCCTATCTCCTGCTCGCGCTCGCGCTCTGGAGCGCGCTCAAGCTTCGCCGCGCCGCGCCGGGCTCGGGCAGCGCGAAGCGCGCGACCGCCATCGCCGGGCTCGTGCTGGCGCAATCGGCGCTCGGCATCGCGACGCTGCTCCTCGTCGTGCCGCTCTGGGCCGGGCTCGCCCATCAGGCGCTGGGCTTTGCCGTACTGGCGATGGGCGTGGTCCACCTCACCCGCACCGAGCAGGCGGCGCGGGGATAG
- a CDS encoding O-acetylhomoserine aminocarboxypropyltransferase, giving the protein MTDRAPGFNTLAIHAGAAPDAATGARATPIYQTTSFVFDDVDHAASLFGLQAFGNIYTRLGNPTNAVLEERVAALEGGTAALAVASGHAAEFLSFHALLQPGDEFVASRKLYGGSINQFNHSYKNFGWNVIWADPDDLDGFAKAVTPKTKAIFVESVANPGGVIVDIAAISAIAKKHNIPFIVDNTMATPYLLRPFEHGADIVVHSATKFLGGHGNSIGGLIVDGGSFNWVGDDRYPMLSKPRPEYNGMVLGETFGNFAFAIATRVLGLRDLGPALSPFNAFMLLTGIETLPLRMQRHCDNTQKVAEHLAKHPAVEWVNYPGLPGDKYHALAKRYTPKGAGAVFTFGLKGGYDAGVKLVSDLKLFSHLANIGDTRSLVIHPASTTHRQLTDAQKEQAGAGPQVVRLSIGLEDVEDLIADLDQALA; this is encoded by the coding sequence ATGACCGACCGCGCACCGGGCTTCAACACACTCGCCATCCATGCCGGAGCGGCGCCCGATGCGGCGACGGGCGCGCGCGCCACGCCGATCTACCAGACGACGTCCTTCGTCTTCGACGACGTCGACCACGCCGCCTCGCTGTTCGGCCTGCAGGCCTTCGGCAACATCTACACCCGCCTCGGCAACCCGACCAACGCGGTGCTGGAGGAGCGGGTCGCGGCGCTGGAGGGCGGCACGGCTGCGCTGGCGGTGGCGTCGGGCCATGCGGCCGAGTTCCTGAGCTTCCACGCCCTGCTCCAGCCCGGCGACGAATTCGTCGCCTCGCGCAAGCTCTATGGCGGCTCGATCAACCAGTTCAACCATTCCTACAAGAACTTCGGCTGGAACGTGATCTGGGCCGATCCCGACGATCTCGACGGCTTCGCCAAGGCGGTCACGCCGAAGACCAAGGCGATCTTCGTCGAGTCCGTCGCCAATCCCGGCGGCGTCATCGTCGACATCGCCGCGATCAGCGCGATCGCGAAGAAGCACAACATCCCCTTCATCGTCGACAACACCATGGCGACGCCCTATCTGCTGCGCCCCTTCGAGCACGGCGCCGACATCGTGGTGCATTCGGCCACCAAGTTCCTCGGCGGCCACGGCAACTCGATCGGCGGGCTGATCGTCGACGGCGGCTCGTTCAACTGGGTCGGCGACGACCGCTACCCGATGCTCTCCAAGCCGCGGCCGGAATATAACGGCATGGTGCTGGGCGAGACCTTCGGCAATTTCGCCTTCGCCATCGCGACGCGGGTGCTCGGCCTGCGCGATCTCGGCCCGGCGCTCTCGCCCTTCAACGCCTTCATGCTGCTGACCGGCATCGAGACCCTGCCGCTGCGCATGCAGCGGCACTGCGACAACACCCAGAAGGTCGCCGAGCATCTGGCCAAGCACCCGGCGGTGGAATGGGTGAACTATCCGGGCCTGCCGGGCGATAAATACCATGCGCTCGCCAAGCGCTATACGCCCAAGGGCGCGGGCGCCGTCTTCACCTTCGGGCTCAAGGGCGGCTACGATGCCGGCGTCAAGCTGGTCTCGGACCTCAAGCTGTTCTCGCATCTCGCCAATATCGGCGATACGCGCTCGCTGGTGATCCACCCGGCCTCGACCACCCACCGCCAGCTCACCGACGCGCAGAAGGAGCAGGCCGGCGCCGGCCCGCAGGTGGTGCGCCTCTCGATCGGGCTCGAGGATGTCGAGGACCTGATCGCCGATCTCGATCAGGCGCTGGCATAG
- a CDS encoding CoA-binding protein has translation MNHDAYPDSLIREILKSVKRIALVGASANEARPSWIVTKYLLDRGYDVIPVNPGLAGQTLLGKTVYGSLAEIPGPLDMVEIFRNSQAAGPITDAALALDPLPRVIWMQLSVRNDEAAARAEAKGVTVVMNRCPKIEYGRLSGEIGWQGINSRILSAKKPVLAGKGFQKLTINRPGT, from the coding sequence ATGAACCACGACGCCTATCCCGATAGCCTGATCCGCGAGATCCTGAAATCCGTGAAGCGGATCGCGCTCGTCGGCGCCTCCGCCAACGAGGCGCGGCCGAGCTGGATCGTGACGAAATACCTCCTCGACCGCGGCTACGACGTCATTCCGGTCAATCCCGGCCTCGCCGGCCAGACGCTCCTCGGCAAGACGGTCTATGGCTCGCTCGCCGAGATTCCGGGCCCGCTCGACATGGTCGAGATCTTCCGCAACTCGCAGGCCGCCGGCCCGATCACCGACGCGGCGCTCGCGCTCGATCCCCTGCCCAGAGTGATCTGGATGCAGCTTTCGGTGCGAAACGACGAAGCCGCGGCACGCGCCGAGGCGAAGGGCGTCACCGTCGTCATGAACCGCTGCCCGAAGATCGAATATGGCCGGCTCTCCGGCGAGATCGGCTGGCAGGGCATCAATTCGCGCATCCTCTCGGCCAAGAAGCCGGTGCTCGCCGGCAAGGGCTTCCAGAAGCTGACGATCAACCGGCCGGGCACATGA
- a CDS encoding enoyl-CoA hydratase, whose protein sequence is MNAHHQPQLPLLRSDAGGIATLTLNRPQARNPLSEAMLTALGEAFSAIAADRAVKAVILAAAGPVFSAGHDLKEMTAHRADPDRGRAYFADILGRCSAVMQQITALPQPVIAAVEGTATAAGCQLVASCDLAVAGEAARFCTPGVHIGLFCSTPMVALSRNLSAKHALEMLLTGEMVPATEALRIGLVNRVVPAGEALAEARRLAGVIAAKAPATVRLGKRAFYEQREMGLKAAYDHAAAVMVENMLARDAEEGIGAFMEKRAPVWEE, encoded by the coding sequence ATGAACGCCCATCACCAGCCGCAACTCCCCCTGCTGCGCAGCGACGCCGGAGGCATCGCGACGCTGACGCTGAACCGCCCGCAGGCGCGCAACCCGCTCAGCGAAGCGATGCTGACGGCGCTCGGTGAGGCTTTCAGCGCCATCGCCGCCGACCGGGCGGTCAAGGCCGTGATCCTCGCGGCGGCCGGGCCGGTGTTCAGCGCCGGGCACGATCTCAAGGAGATGACCGCCCATCGCGCCGATCCCGACCGGGGCCGGGCCTATTTCGCCGATATTCTCGGGCGCTGCTCGGCCGTGATGCAGCAGATCACCGCCCTGCCCCAGCCGGTGATCGCGGCCGTCGAGGGCACCGCGACGGCCGCCGGCTGCCAGCTCGTCGCGAGCTGCGATCTCGCGGTCGCGGGCGAGGCAGCGCGCTTCTGCACGCCGGGCGTCCATATCGGGCTGTTCTGCTCGACGCCGATGGTGGCGCTCTCGCGCAACCTCTCAGCCAAGCACGCGCTGGAGATGCTGCTCACCGGCGAGATGGTGCCGGCGACCGAGGCGCTGCGGATCGGCCTCGTCAACCGCGTCGTGCCGGCCGGCGAGGCTCTTGCCGAGGCGCGGCGGCTTGCCGGCGTCATCGCCGCGAAAGCGCCGGCGACAGTCCGGCTCGGCAAGCGCGCCTTCTACGAACAGCGCGAGATGGGGCTGAAGGCGGCTTACGACCACGCCGCGGCGGTGATGGTCGAGAACATGCTGGCGCGCGACGCCGAGGAAGGCATCGGCGCCTTCATGGAAAAGCGCGCGCCGGTGTGGGAAGAGTAG
- a CDS encoding PaaI family thioesterase — protein sequence MTTRMTAAAIEAYLDEAFPQIHHGGRSYFIEDVGPMTARMRCDYHEKHLRPGGTISGPTMMALADLSLYAAILAQIGPVGLAVTTSLNFNFLRKPGRAALIGEAKLLKLGKRLAVGEVGLYSQGEPEMVCHATGTYSIPAER from the coding sequence ATGACGACCCGCATGACCGCCGCCGCGATCGAAGCCTATCTCGACGAGGCCTTTCCGCAGATCCACCATGGCGGGCGCAGCTATTTCATCGAGGATGTCGGGCCGATGACGGCCCGGATGCGCTGCGACTATCACGAGAAGCACCTGCGCCCCGGCGGCACGATCTCGGGGCCGACCATGATGGCGCTGGCCGATCTCTCGCTCTATGCGGCGATCCTGGCTCAGATCGGGCCGGTCGGCCTCGCCGTGACGACGAGCCTCAATTTCAACTTCCTGCGCAAGCCGGGCAGGGCCGCGCTGATCGGCGAGGCGAAGCTCTTGAAGCTCGGCAAGCGGCTCGCGGTCGGTGAGGTCGGCCTCTACTCCCAAGGCGAGCCGGAGATGGTCTGCCACGCGACCGGGACCTATTCGATCCCGGCGGAACGGTGA